Proteins found in one Triticum urartu cultivar G1812 chromosome 4, Tu2.1, whole genome shotgun sequence genomic segment:
- the LOC125552808 gene encoding uncharacterized protein LOC125552808, whose protein sequence is MALNERLSKFKQQQERCQTTLSSIAATQASTTKSHNAPRSRPANAPSAPAKQIQAIKFSNDTERLQHINSVRKSPVGAQIKLVIELLYKTRLAYTAEQINEATYVAINSNKAVFDSLTNNPKVQFDGKRFSYKSKHDLKGKDQLLHLIRRFPEGLPVVEVKDSYPTVLDDLQALKASGDVWWLSSMDSQEDIVYPNDPKSKIKVDADLKQLYREIELPRDMIDIEKELLKNGHKPATDTTKRRAAAQIHGQRPKPKAKKKQKEITKRTKLTNAHLPELFDLPR, encoded by the exons ATGGCTCTTAATGAACGCCTCAGCAAATTTAAACAACAGCAGGAGAGATGCCAGACAACTCTATCCAGCATTGCTGCAACCCAAGCTTCAACCACAAAGTCCCACAATGCTCCAAGGTCTAGACCAGCAAATGCCCCGTCAGCTCCAGCAAAACAGATACAGGCTATTAAATTCTCAAATGatactgaaaggcttcaacacatCAATTCAGTGAGGAAGTCTCCTGTTGGAGCACAGATCAAATTAGTTATTGAACTGCTTTACAAG ACAAGACTTGCTTATACAGCAGAGCAAATAAATGAAGCAACATATGTTGCAATTAATAGTAACAAGGCAGTCTTTGATAGTCTGACGAACAATCCCAAAGTACAATTTGATGGGAAGCGTTTCTCTTACAAG TCCAAGCATGATTTGAAGGGGAAAGATCAATTGCTTCATTTGATCAGAAGGTTTCCTGAGGGTCTTCCTGTTGTGGAGGTCAAGGATTCATATCCAACCGTATTGGATGATCTACAG GCTCTCAAAGCCTCTGGTGATGTGTGGTGGCTGTCAAGCATGGACTCCCAGGAAGACATTGTGTACCCAAATGATCCCAAATCGAAGATCAAGGTCGATGCCGACTTGAAGCAGCTGTACCGGGAGATAGAGCTGCCACGGGACATGATTGACATCGAGAAGGAGCTGCTGAAGAACGGGCACAAGCCAGCAACCGACACGACCAAGCGGCGTGCAGCGGCGCAGATCCATGGCCAGCGACCAAAGCCAaaggccaagaagaagcagaAAGAGATCACTAAAAGGACCAAGCTCACGAATGCGCATCTGCCTGAGCTGTTCGACCTGCCTCGTTGA